Within candidate division WOR-3 bacterium, the genomic segment CCGCATTTACCTTAGCAACAACCGCGGCTGCCAGCGGAATGGAGGTTTCAATATTTTTTACTTATTGGGGGCTGAATGTGCTTAAGCGGACTACTTTTACAATATCTAAATCGCAGAATTTTATTCAGCGGTTATTTAATATTATATCGCCCGCAAAATTGCCATTATCAAAACTAAATATGTTCGGATTAGGTCCTTGGGTTATGAAAAAATTAATGAAAAAGACCAAGGTCGCATCATTAGAAGATTTGATGAAACTGGCTAAAGAACTTGGGGTAAAATATATTGCCTGCACCACAAGTTGTAGTGTTTTAGGATTAGATAGAAAAAACTTAATTGACGAGATTGATGAATTTGCTGGTGCCTCAACCTATTTAGCCGAAGCCAAAGATTCAAAGATAAACTTATTTATATAATATGTAGAAAAAAATGAAAGCAGATAGAACATTAGATTGTATTGGACTTTTTTGTCCGATGCCGATTATTAAAACCAAACAAGAACTGGAAACAATGAAATCCGGTGAAATTTTAGAGATTTTTGCTGATGACCCAGGATTTGAAAAAGATTTATTTCATTGGTGCCAAATGACCGGTAATGAGTGTTTAGGTATTGAAAAAGAGGGCAATGTTATTAAAGGATATGTAAAAAAGAAATAACCCCTATTGGCTTAATTGGCTCAAAATTTACATTGACATTACACCACTATCCAATTACACTAAACTGATTATGAAGAAAAGTATACCCGACTACATTTATAAGTTATTTTGGGATTTTAATAAGTCTGATGTTGATATTAACCGACACGCTAACTTTATAATTAGGCGGGTGTTAGATTACGGCGAATGCAAAGCAATAAATTGGCTGCGCCAAACCTATTCTGACGAATTAATTAAAAATGTTATTAATAATAAA encodes:
- a CDS encoding sulfurtransferase TusA family protein, whose amino-acid sequence is MKADRTLDCIGLFCPMPIIKTKQELETMKSGEILEIFADDPGFEKDLFHWCQMTGNECLGIEKEGNVIKGYVKKK
- a CDS encoding DsrE/DsrF/DrsH-like family protein, whose product is MKDKMTIILFSGDFDKAIAAFTLATTAAASGMEVSIFFTYWGLNVLKRTTFTISKSQNFIQRLFNIISPAKLPLSKLNMFGLGPWVMKKLMKKTKVASLEDLMKLAKELGVKYIACTTSCSVLGLDRKNLIDEIDEFAGASTYLAEAKDSKINLFI